The nucleotide window CACGACTGGGCACAATGGCCGTCAGCGGGGGGAGCCCGCGCAAGTCGCCGGCCGGCACGGCCGGAGCCAGGGGGTGGTGTGATGCAGGCCGAGGTCAAGGGCAGCACGATGCCGGTGCTGGAGATCCAGCTGGCGCCGGGGGAGCAGGTGGTCTCCGCGCACGGCGAGCTCTCCTGGATGACCGCCAACATCCAGATGTCGCAGACCACCAACAGCGGCGGGCCGCGCGGCGGCGGACTGCTCGGCACGCTCAAGCGGGCGGTCAGCGGCGGCGGGATCTTCCTGACCCGCTACCAGGCGCACGGCAGCGCCGGGCTGGTGGCCTTCGCCGCCAAGGTGCCCGGGCACATCGTGCCGGTGGACGTGGCGCCCGGGCGCGCGGTGCTGGTGCACCGGCACGGCTGGGTCTGCGGCACCCCGGGCATCACCCCGACGATCGCCCTCCAGCAGTCCTTCCGGGGCGGGTTGTGGGGTGGCGACGGTTTCGTGCTGCAGCGCCTGGAGGGCCAGGGGCGGGCCTGGATCGAGCTCTCCGGCGAGCTGACCCAGTACACCCTCGGGGCCGGCCAGACCATGCTGGTGCACCCCGGCCACGTCGGGATGTTCGACGAGTCGGTGCAGTTCACCATCACCACCGTGCCCGGCATCGCGAACAAGATCTTCGGCGGCGACGGCTACCACCTGGTCGCGCTCACCGGGCCCGGCCAGATCTGGCTGCAGAGCATGCCGCTGCCCAACCTGGCGCACGCCCTGGAGCCCTACCTGGCCCGCGACGGCGCGACGGCCGCGGCCGAGGGCGCGGGGCTCGGCGGGATCGTCGGCGGGATCATGCGAGGCTGAGACCGCCCGGTCGGCGCGGGCGTATGCTCCCCCGCAGGAGGCGGCTGGAAGCGTGCCGCCCGCCCGAAACGGAGTCGCCGTGACCCTGACCGTGCCCCTCGTCCCGATCACCGCCACGGAGTTGGACTCACTGACCCCGGACCGGCTGCTCGCCCGCTCGGTCTCGCTGATCATCCGTCAGTTCGCGGTGGCCGGGCCGGAGCGGAGCAAGGAGATCGTGGCCGGCCTGGACCCGGTGCGCGGCGCGCTGTTCGGCTACTGGGTGCTGCACACGCACGGCGGCAACGCGCTGACCGGCTTCTGCGCCGAGCTCCCGCACCGCACGGTGGACCCGGACTTCTGGGCGCTCACCGAGCGCAGCCTGCTGGCGCTCGGCGACGGGCCGCTGCTGGAGGTGTTCCGCCGCTTCCAGCGGGAGATCAGCCGGGCCCAGTCGGCCTACCGGGCCAGCACGCCGGTGCGGGGCGACTGGGACGGCACCACCACCGGGCGGATGCTGGACCTGCTGGACCGGACGGCGATGCGCGAGCTGGACACCGCCTACCGCGCCGCGGTGCCCGACTCGCTGGCCCGGCTGGGTGCGTACATCCGCCGCAACGGCACCGCGCTGTTCGACGTGGCGGCCTGAGGCGGCACTCGTCGGCTCGCCGGGACGCGGCGGTCGGCATCGGTCACCGGGTGGCCGTCGTGCGCTGCGGCGGCACCACCGAGCCGGCTCCGGCGGTCGGCCCGGGTGAGACCTGACGGACCGTCAGGATCGTGGCCAGGGCGACCACTCCGGCCAGCGCCGGCACCGCGGCGGGACCGCCGAGGGAGAGGGCCAGGCCGCCGGCCGCGCCGCCGATCGCCACCCCGAGGTACTGCGCGGAGAAGTGCAACCCGAGTGCCTGCGTGCGCTGTTGGGGTGCCAGGGCAGCCAATCGGGTCTGCTGGCCGATGCCGCCGGACCACCAGGCGGCGCCGAAGGCGAAGAGCAGCGGGAAGGCGATGACCCCGGTCACCGCCGGCCGGGGCACGAGGGTGGCGAGGGTGAGCGCCGCGAGCAGGCCGGCGATCACCAGCAGCGCGGTGCGCAGCACGACGGCGAGCGAGCGGCGGGCCAGCACGGCGTGGATCAGCCGGCCCGCGAGGAAGCCGCCCGCGCCGAAGACGATCATCAGCGCGGCCAAGCCGTCGCCGCCGAAGCCGGTGGCGCGCCGGGCGACCGGGGCGAGGTAGGTGTAGAGGGCGTAGGCGGCCAGGAAGAGCCCGAGCGTGCCGGCCAGGCCCCAGCGGATCGGCGGGCGGCGCAGCAGGCCGAGGCGTCCGGCGCCGCCGGCGGGGGAGCCCGGCACCTCGGGCAGGCCGAGTGCGACGGCCGCCGCGGTGAGCAGGCCGAGTCCGGCGACGAAGCAGAAGGCGGCCCGCCAGCCGAGCGCGGCGCCGACCACGGTGCCGATCGGCGCGCCCAGGGTGAGCGCGATCGCGTTGCCGCCCGCGGTGACGGCGATCGCCCGGGGGAGTTCCCCGGGCCCGCAGAGTGCGGCTGCAGTGGCGGCGGCCGGTGCGGCGAAGAGCGCGGCGCCCACCGCGGCGAGCACCCGGGCGCCGGCCAGCGCGGCCACGTCGGGTGCGGCGGCGGCGACCAGGTTGGCCGCGGCGAAGGCTAACGCGGCGCCGATCAGCAGCCGCTTCGGGCGCACGCCCTGGAGTAGGCCGATCAGCGGCGGCCCGGCGAGCGCGTAGACCAGGGCGAAGACGGTGACCAGCTGCCCGCCGACCGCGACCGAGGTGTGCAGGTCGTGCGCGACGTCCGGGAGCACCCCGGCGATCACGTAGCCCTCGGTCCCGACCGTGAACGTGCCGAGGGCCAGGAGGTAGATCCGTGGATTCATGGTCCGACGGTACAAGAATCATTGAACCATTGGAAGGCGGGTTGGCGTAATCTGGCGGAGCATCACCCCGCGTCACGAGAAGGCCTGCCATGAGAGAGACGTTCCACGCCGACCTGCCCGACGTCACCCTCGCCGGTGTGATGCAGGGGCTGAGCGACCCGCTCAGGCTCCGGATCGTCGACCTGCTCGCCCGGCAGGGCGAGACCGAGTGCTCGCAGATCTACCAGGCCCTGGGCATCACCAAGTCGAACGCCTCGCACCACTTCCGGGTGCTGCGCGAGTGCGGGCTGATCCGGCGCACCCAGCAGGGCCAGCAGCAGAGCGCCAGGCTGCGCGCGGACGAGTTCGAGGAGCGGTTCCCCGGCCTGCTGGCGGCCGTGCTGGGCAACCTGGACCCCGAACCCGACCTCGTCCGCGCAGACTGACGCCGCGTCAGTTCGACAGCCCGGCCGCGGTGGTGGCGAGCTTCATCATGTACGGGGTCTCCTCGCCGTTGATCCCGGTGGGGTTGACCGAGTAGACCAAGGTCCGGGACAGGTCGCGGGTGGCGAACACCCCGCTGGTCCAGCCCGGCCGCGAACCGGTCTTGCCCCAGAGCGTGACGCCGTGGAGCACGATGCTCTCCAGCCCCATGCTCATGCACGCGCGCGAACCGGGACCGGTCTCGCAGTGCGAGCTGTTGAAGTTGGGCACGTCCGGGACGGTGAAGAGCAGGGCCTGCTGGGCGGGCGGCAGCAGCTTGCCGCCGAACAGCGCGGTGAAGAGCCGGTCCAGGTCGCCCGAGCTGGAGATCAGCCCGCCCTCGGCCCACGGCCAGGGGCTCTGCTCCGTGACGTCGGCCCGGCCGGTGCTGCCGTCCGGCTCGGTGATGTTCAGGTACGGGTGCGCGTCCGGGTGCGGCAGGCGCGGGTCGTCCGCCTCCGGCACGGAGGTGTGGTGCAGCCCGAGCGGCCGGATGATCCGCTGCTGCACCTGGTGCGCGTAGCTGTCGCCGGTGACCTTCTCGATCACCAGCCCCTCCAGGAAGGTGTTCATCCCGTTGTACTGCTGCGCGGTGCCGGGCTGGAAGCCCATCGGCTGGCCGGCCAGGCCGCCGACGATCTGCTCCGGCGTCCAGCTGTCGAACCGGTGGTCGGCGAACCAGTTGGTCGAG belongs to Kitasatospora viridis and includes:
- a CDS encoding AIM24 family protein, whose product is MQAEVKGSTMPVLEIQLAPGEQVVSAHGELSWMTANIQMSQTTNSGGPRGGGLLGTLKRAVSGGGIFLTRYQAHGSAGLVAFAAKVPGHIVPVDVAPGRAVLVHRHGWVCGTPGITPTIALQQSFRGGLWGGDGFVLQRLEGQGRAWIELSGELTQYTLGAGQTMLVHPGHVGMFDESVQFTITTVPGIANKIFGGDGYHLVALTGPGQIWLQSMPLPNLAHALEPYLARDGATAAAEGAGLGGIVGGIMRG
- a CDS encoding MFS transporter encodes the protein MNPRIYLLALGTFTVGTEGYVIAGVLPDVAHDLHTSVAVGGQLVTVFALVYALAGPPLIGLLQGVRPKRLLIGAALAFAAANLVAAAAPDVAALAGARVLAAVGAALFAAPAAATAAALCGPGELPRAIAVTAGGNAIALTLGAPIGTVVGAALGWRAAFCFVAGLGLLTAAAVALGLPEVPGSPAGGAGRLGLLRRPPIRWGLAGTLGLFLAAYALYTYLAPVARRATGFGGDGLAALMIVFGAGGFLAGRLIHAVLARRSLAVVLRTALLVIAGLLAALTLATLVPRPAVTGVIAFPLLFAFGAAWWSGGIGQQTRLAALAPQQRTQALGLHFSAQYLGVAIGGAAGGLALSLGGPAAVPALAGVVALATILTVRQVSPGPTAGAGSVVPPQRTTATR
- a CDS encoding ArsR/SmtB family transcription factor; this encodes MRETFHADLPDVTLAGVMQGLSDPLRLRIVDLLARQGETECSQIYQALGITKSNASHHFRVLRECGLIRRTQQGQQQSARLRADEFEERFPGLLAAVLGNLDPEPDLVRAD
- a CDS encoding serine hydrolase domain-containing protein — encoded protein: MNTRTARSRWTALALTGALAGSLALGVGAPAFAAAPAASPAATGASTALPPLDPAAIRAVLAARPGDVVSGAFVRVTGKAGHFTGTSGDVNPDGEFRIGSISKVFSAAVALQLAAEGTLDLNGTVQHYLPGVLPADYPPITVGELLNHTSGLPGGTVGWGDPSTNWFADHRFDSWTPEQIVGGLAGQPMGFQPGTAQQYNGMNTFLEGLVIEKVTGDSYAHQVQQRIIRPLGLHHTSVPEADDPRLPHPDAHPYLNITEPDGSTGRADVTEQSPWPWAEGGLISSSGDLDRLFTALFGGKLLPPAQQALLFTVPDVPNFNSSHCETGPGSRACMSMGLESIVLHGVTLWGKTGSRPGWTSGVFATRDLSRTLVYSVNPTGINGEETPYMMKLATTAAGLSN